A stretch of Macadamia integrifolia cultivar HAES 741 unplaced genomic scaffold, SCU_Mint_v3 scaffold_189A, whole genome shotgun sequence DNA encodes these proteins:
- the LOC122071107 gene encoding receptor-like protein kinase 7: MSAAEFPRRITSRVSLPILFLFFFFSLFSVTQSDDLGILMEFKDAFKKSNTHVFDSWTPNNHHCNFTGVSCNSGGSVISIELGNSNLLGVLPADSLCQLQSLQKLNLGSNFLYGNIADGVRNCSNLRYLDLESNSFSGGVPDLSNLNQLELLVLNNSGFTGPFPWSSLANMTNLVVLSLGDNIFDRAPFPMEVLKLEKLYWLYLTNCSIEGKIPNGIGNLTQLIDLELSFNYLSGEIPAEIVKLTKLRQLELWKNELTGKFPPGFGNLTNLNFLDASVNQLEGDLSELRSLTQLVSIQLYYNQFSGGVPEEFGDFKHLVNLSLYSNQLTGVLPQKLGSSVDFDYIDVSENYLTGPIPPEMCKNGKMKKLLMLQNKFTGEIPANYANCTSLVRFRVNNNSLSGIVPAGLWGLPNIYNIDLTMNQFEGTVTSDIANAKSLAQLSLGSNRFSGNLPSEITEASSLGSIDLSSNQFSGEIPSSIGALRNLNRLYLQNNQFSGSIPVSLGSCEPLNEINLAGNSLSGSIPPSLGSLPALNSLNLSDNKLSGLIPSSLSSAKLSLFDLSNNDLSGPIPQSLSIEAYNGSFAGNPGLCSSVINNFRHCSSDSGKVAIGTIISCLVVGVAVLIVSVGCFIFLKKQQKEDQDRTLSMDSWDVKSFHLVSFNEHDILDSIKQENLIGKGGSGNVYRVVLDDGRKLAVKHIWNNTESGDRRSSRSSTAMLMRRSGYEKEFEAEVATLSSIRHVNVVKLYCSITSEDSSLLVYEYLPNGSLWDRLHTCRKAELDWEARYEIAVGAAKGLEYLHHGCERPVIHRDVKSSNILLDEFLKPRIADFGLAKIVQASGAAKDSSSTPVIAGTHGYIAPEYAYTCKVNEKSDVYSFGVVLMELVTGKRPLEPEFGENKDIVYWVSGRVGSRDSLMEMVDPSISEEYKEDAVKVLRIGTLCTARLPALRPSMRTVVQMLEDAEPCKLISIAVTKENDQYCSSTTNTTTTTLFSKNNSSKKERVIVDLDVEDEEKLGCRSP; encoded by the exons ATGTCGGCTGCAGAATTTCCCCGGCGAATCACTAGCCGGGTTTCTTTACCaattctgtttcttttcttcttcttctctcttttctctgttACCCAATCAGACGATCTTGGTATCCTGATGGAATTCAAGGATGCGTTTAAGAAATCCAACACCCATGTTTTCGATTCATGGACGCCAAATAATCATCATTGCAATTTCACCGGAGTTTCCTGCAACTCGGGGGGTTCGGTAATAAGCATTGAACTGGGTAACAGCAATCTGCTCGGCGTTCTTCCTGCTGATTCTCTCTGCCAGCTTCAATCCCTGCAGAAACTGAATCTCGGATCGAACTTCCTTTACGGAAACATTGCAGACGGTGTAAGGAATTGCAGTAACTTGCGGTACTTAGATCTAGAGTCTAATTCCTTCTCAGGAGGAGTCCCTGATTTATCCAATCTCAACCAGTTAGAGCTCCTGGTTTTGAATAACAGTGGGTTCACCGGTCCTTTTCCATGGAGTTCACTGGCCAACATGACAAATCTCGTCGTTTTGAGTCTTGGAGACAATATCTTCGACAGAGCTCCATTCCCCATGGAGGTTTTGAAGCTGGAGAAGTTGTACTGGCTCTACCTCACAAATTGCAGCATCGAAGGAAAGATTCCCAACGGTATCGGAAACCTCACACAGCTCATCGATCTAGAACTCTCTTTCAATTATCTATCCGGTGAGATTCCGGCTGAGATCGTGAAACTTACGAAGCTGAGGCAACTGGAGCTATGGAAAAACGAACTGACCGGAAAATTCCCACCTGGATTCGGAAATCTCACCAATCTCAATTTCTTGGACGCCTCAGTTAATCAACTTGAAGGTGACCTCTCAGAACTGAGATCCTTGACGCAACTCGTCTCTATACAGCTCTACTACAATCAATTCTCAGGTGGGGTACCCGAGGAATTCGGCGATTTCAAGCATCTGGTGAACCTCTCTCTCTACAGCAATCAACTCACAGGCGTTCTCCCTCAGAAACTTGGGTCTTCGGTAGACTTCGATTACATCGATGTCTCAGAGAACTATTTGACAGGTCCGATTCCGCCGGAGATGTGTAAGAACGGCAAGATGAAGAAATTGCTCATGTTGCAGAACAAGTTCACTGGAGAAATTCCCGCGAACTATGCGAATTGTACCTCATTGGTTCGTTTCCGAGTGAACAACAACTCTCTTTCCGGCATCGTCCCCGCCGGATTGTGGGGTTTGCCGAATATCTACAACATAGATCTCACCATGAACCAATTCGAAGGTACTGTGACTTCCGACATTGCAAACGCCAAATCCCTTGCTCAGTTATCCCTCGGAAGCAATAGATTTTCCGGGAATTTACCCTCGGAAATCACAGAAGCATCGTCTCTGGGTTCGATCGACTTGAGCTCTAATCAATTTTCCGGCGAGATACCCTCGAGTATCGGAGCGCTACGGAATCTCAATCGTCTGTATTTACAGAACAACCAATTCTCTGGATCGATCCCTGTCTCGTTAGGCTCATGCGAGCCTCTGAACGAGATAAACTTAGCAGGAAATTCACTCTCGGGTTCAATTCCTCCGTCTCTGGGATCATTACCGGCTCTCAATTCGTTGAACCTATCGGACAACAAGCTATCGGGACTAATCCCTTCGAGTTTATCGTCGGCGAAGCTAAGCCTTTTCGATTTGTCCAACAACGATTTAAGCGGTCCGATTCCGCAGTCACTCTCTATAGAAGCTTATAACGGTAGCTTCGCCGGAAACCCCGGCCTCTGTAGCTCGGTTATCAACAACTTCCGGCATTGTTCGTCGGATTCCGGCAAAGTGGCGATCGGAACGATCATATCTTGCTTGGTAGTGGGAGTAGCCGTATTGATTGTCTCAGTtggttgttttattttcctAAAGAAGCAGCAGAAAGAGGATCAAGACCGTACATTGtcgatggattcttgggatgtGAAATCATTCCATCTGGTGAGCTTCAACGAACACGATATACTGGATTCCATCAAACAGGAGAATCTGATCGGGAAAGGTGGGTCCGGTAATGTATACAGAGTGGTTTTGGATGACGGCAGAAAACTGGCAGTGAAACACATATGGAATAACACGGAATCAGGCGATCGGAGAAGCAGCAGGAGTAGCACGGCGATGCTGATGCGGAGGAGTGGATACGAAAAGGAGTTTGAGGCTGAGGTGGCGACGCTGAGCTCTATACGGCATGTGAACGTGGTGAAGCTGTATTGCAGCATCACCAGTGAAGATTCCAGTCTGTTGGTGTACGAGTATCTGCCGAACGGGAGCTTGTGGGACCGTCTGCACACGTGTCGGAAAGCGGAACTGGACTGGGAGGCACGATACGAGATCGCGGTGGGGGCGGCCAAGGGATTGGAGTACCTGCACCACGGGTGCGAGAGGCCGGTGATACACCGTGACGTGAAGTCTAGTAACATATTACTGGACGAGTTCTTGAAGCCCAGAATCGCCGATTTCGGACTCGCTAAGATCGTTCAGGCGAGTGGCGCCGCCAAGGACTCGTCTTCCACCCCTGTCATCGCCGGCACTCATGGTTACATCGCTCCtg AGTACGCGTACACGTGCAAAGTGAACGAGAAGAGTGATGTATACAGCTTTGGGGTGGTTTTAATGGAGTTGGTGACGGGGAAGAGGCCGCTAGAGCCGGAATTTGGAGAGAACAAGGACATAGTATATTGGGTAAGTGGAAGGGTGGGTAGCAGAGACAGCTTGATGGAGATGGTGGACCCAAGCATATCTGAGGAGTACAAGGAAGATGCTGTGAAGGTGTTGAGGATTGGGACGCTGTGCACGGCAAGGCTGCCGGCGTTGAGGCCGTCCATGAGAACGGTGGTTCAGATGTTGGAGGATGCTGAGCCTTGCAAGCTCATCAGCATTGCCGTCACAAAAGAAAATGACCAGTATTGCTCTTCTACTACTAATACCACAACAACTACCCTTTTCAGTAAAAATAATAGTAGTAAGAAAGAGAGGGTAATAGTGGATTTGgatgtggaagatgaggagaagcTAGGATGTCGGAGCCCCTGA
- the LOC122071092 gene encoding receptor protein-tyrosine kinase CEPR1-like isoform X1 produces the protein MMGLLSPILFLFLLFLSHFSFCSQATEVNQSQFFTLMKHSLSGKSLSHWDVEAPYCNYTGVSCNSGGDVVKIDVSGWFLTGYFPADICTYLPQLRILRLGKNLLRGEFPASIVNCSLLEELNITKSSLTGTLPDFSPMASLRLLDLSYNHFTGQFPMSVMNLSNLELLNFNENINFTLWQLPENISRLTKLKSMILSTAMVHGKIPPTIGNMTSLIDLELSGNYLVGQIPVEIAKLKNLQLLELYYNQLTGEIPNEFGNLTQLIDLDMSVNRLTGKIPESLCKLPNLQVLQLYNNSLTGEIPSMIGNSTTLRILSLYDNNLTGKVPPYLGASSKLIALDLSENSLSGELPPEVCKGGKLIYFLVLQNQFYGQLPETYQRCQSLLRFRVNSNQLRGSIPEELLGLPHVSIIDLNSNNFEGPIARTIGNAKNLSELFLQGNRISGVIPLEISRAGNLVKIDLSNNLLSGPIPPEIGKLRKLNLLLLQGNRLNSSIPDSLSCLKSLNVLDLSNNQLTGPIPESLCQLLPNSINFANNHLSGPVPPNLIKGGLAESLSGNPDLCVSVYFNLSGTKFPTCPQINSRKRVSCIWAIGISVVVVVIGAILFLKRRYSRERKVMEQDEILSLSSFSYVQNFHKVSFDQHEIIEALVDKNIVGHGGSGTVYKILLNNGEAVAVKKVWSQKTKDPSIEDNFFLDGGLKTEVETLGSIRHKNIVKLYCYLSSSDLNLLVYEYMPNGNLWDALHRGKSILDWPTRHRIALGIAQGLAYLHHDIKPPIIHRDIKSTNILLSAEYQAKVADFGVAKVLQARGGKDSTTTIIAGTYGYLAPEYAYSSRAKVKCDVYSFGVVLMELITGKKPVEPEFGDNKNIIYWVSCKVETSKDGAMEVLDKRLSGLYKDEMIQVLRIAIRCTYKAPALRPTMKEVVQSLTEADPCRFNSCKSSSKIK, from the exons ATGATGGGTCTCTTGTCTccaattctcttcctctttttgttatttctttctcACTTCAGTTTCTGCTCCCAAGCCACTGAGGTTAATCAGTCTCAATTCTTCACTCTCATGAAGCATTCACTCTCAGGAAAATCTTTGTCTCATTGGGACGTTGAAGCTCCCTACTGTAATTACACTGGAGTCAGCTGCAACAGTGGTGGAGATGTTGTGAAGATTGATGTGTCCGGGTGGTTCCTCACTGGATATTTCCCCGCTGATATCTGCACTTATCTACCACAACTTCGTATTCTTCGTCTTGGGAAAAACCTCCTCCGTGGTGAGTTCCCAGCTAGCATCGTCAACTGTTCTCTCTTGGAAGAACTTAATATTACAAAGTCATCTCTCACTGGAACACTGCCGGATTTCTCACCTATGGCATCTCTCCGACTGCTCGACCTTTCATACAACCACTTCACAGGGCAGTTCCCGATGTCTGTCATGAACCTTTCCAATCTAGAATTGCTCAATTTCAATGAGAATATTAATTTCACCCTGTGGCAGTTGCCAGAGAACATATCCCGGCTGACAAAACTCAAGTCCATGATCTTGTCAACAGCTATGGTGCATGGGAAGATTCCACCAACGATTGGGAACATGACTTCACTCATCGACCTTGAATTGAGTGGAAATTACCTTGTCGGTCAGATTCCCGTTGAGATTGCAAAACTCAAGAACTTGCAGCTGCTGGAGCTTTACTATAACCAGCTCACCGGTGAAATACCAAATGAGTTTGGAAATCTCACACAGCTCATTGATTTGGACATGTCCGTCAATCGACTGACTGGAAAGATTCCAGAGTCTCTCTGTAAGCTTCCGAATCTTCAAGTACTGCAGCTTTACAACAACAGCCTCACCGGAGAAATCCCAAGCATGATTGGGAACTCTACTACTTTGAGGATACTATCCCTCTATGACAATAACTTGACAGGAAAAGTGCCTCCATATCTCGGGGCTTCATCCAAGTTGATTGCTTTGGACTTGTCAGAGAACAGCTTATCAGGGGAGTTACCTCCAGAGGTTTGTAAGGGAGGTAAATTGATTTACTTTCTTGTCTTGCAAAATCAGTTCTATGGTCAGCTGCCTGAAACTTATCAGAGATGTCAGTCTCTTCTTCGGTTTCGAGTTAATTCCAACCAGCTGCGAGGCTCAATCCCTGAGGAGCTTCTGGGTCTTCCCCATGTATCGATCATTGATTTGAATTCCAATAATTTTGAAGGTCCAATTGCAAGGACAATTGGAAATGCCAAGAACTTATCAGAGCTGTTTCTACAGGGGAACAGGATTTCAGGTGTTATACCACTAGAAATCTCTCGTGCTGGTAATCTGGTGAAGATTGATCTGAGCAACAATCTCTTATCTGGACCTATTCCCCCTGAAATTGGCAAACTCAGGAAGTTGAATCTATTGCTTTTGCAAGGTAACAGGCTAAATTCATCAATTCCGGATTCGCTTTCTTGCTTGAAATCTCTTAATGTTCTTGATCTCTCCAACAACCAACTGACCGGACCCATTCCAGAAAGCCTCTGTCAATTGCTTCCCAATTCAATCAACTTTGCAAACAATCATCTCTCAGGTCCAGTTCCTCCCAACCTGATTAAAGGAGGATTAGCAGAAAGCCTTTCAGGAAATCCAGATCTCTGTGTttctgtttattttaatttgtctGGTACAAAGTTCCCCACCTGTCCGCAAATTAACAGCCGCAAGAGAGTGAGCTGTATCTGGGCAATTGGGATTTCAGTGGTAGTTGTAGTTATTGGAGCTATCCTGTTTCTTAAACGTAGGTacagtagagagagaaaagtgatgGAACAGGATGAGATATTGTCTTTGTCCTCCTTCTCATATGTCCAAAACTTCCATAAGGTCAGCTTTGATCAGCATGAGATCATTGAGGCCCTGGTAGACAAGAACATTGTGGGGCATGGAGGATCAGGGACTGTGTATAAGATCCTGTTGAACAATGGAGAAGCAGTTGCAGTGAAGAAAGTGTGGAGTCAAAAGACAAAGGACCCTTCAATAGAGGATAATTTTTTCCTAGATGGGGGACTAAAGACGGAGGTAGAGACACTGGGGAGCATCAGGCATAAGAACATCGTCAAGTTGTACTGCTACTTGTCCAGTTCAGATTTGAATCTGTTGGTTTATGAATATATGCCAAATGGAAACCTATGGGATGCACTTCACAGAGGGAAGAGTATACTGGACTGGCCCACCCGACATCGGATTGCACTTGGGATTGCACAAGGTCTGGCTTACCTTCACCATGATATTAAGCCGCCGATCATTCACAGAGATATCAAATCAACCAACATCCTACTCAGTGCAGAATACCAGGCCAAAGTTGCAGATTTTGGTGTCGCCAAGGTCTTGCAAGCAAGAGGAGGAAAGGATTCCACTACCACTATTATTGCTGGAACGTACGGGTATCTCGCTCCAG AGTATGCATACTCGTCAAGGGCAAAGGTCAAGTGCGATGTCTATAGCTTTGGGGTAGTGCTCATGGAACTGATAACAGGGAAGAAGCCAGTGGAGCCAGAGTTTGGGGATAACAAGAATATCATATACTGGGTCTCATGCAAGGTAGAAACCAGCAAGGACGGAGCAATGGAGGTCTTAGACAAGAGATTATCAGGGTTATACAAGGATGAGATGATACAGGTGCTCCGGATTGCCATTCGTTGTACCTACAAAGCCCCTGCCCTCCGTCCAACAATGAAAGAGGTGGTTCAGTCACTAACTGAGGCAGACCCTTGCAGGTTCAATTCTTGTAAGTCGTCAAGCAAGATCAAATAA
- the LOC122071092 gene encoding receptor protein-tyrosine kinase CEPR1-like isoform X2, translating into MMGLLSPILFLFLLFLSHFSFCSQATEVNQSQFFTLMKHSLSGKSLSHWDVEAPYCNYTGVSCNSGGDVVKIDVSGWFLTGYFPADICTYLPQLRILRLGKNLLRGEFPASIVNCSLLEELNITKSSLTGTLPDFSPMASLRLLDLSYNHFTGQFPMSVMNLSNLELLNFNENINFTLWQLPENISRLTKLKSMILSTAMVHGKIPPTIGNMTSLIDLELSGNYLVGQIPVEIAKLKNLQLLELYYNQLTGEIPNEFGNLTQLIDLDMSVNRLTGKIPESLCKLPNLQVLQLYNNSLTGEIPSMIGNSTTLRILSLYDNNLTGKVPPYLGASSKLIALDLSENSLSGELPPEVCKGGKLIYFLVLQNQFYGQLPETYQRCQSLLRFRVNSNQLRGSIPEELLGLPHVSIIDLNSNNFEGPIARTIGNAKNLSELFLQGNRISGVIPLEISRAGNLVKIDLSNNLLSGPIPPEIGKLRKLNLLLLQGNRLNSSIPDSLSCLKSLNVLDLSNNQLTGPIPESLCQLLPNSINFANNHLSGPVPPNLIKGGLAESLSGNPDLCVSVYFNLSGTKFPTCPQINSRKRVSCIWAIGISVVVVVIGAILFLKRRYSRERKVMEQDEILSLSSFSYVQNFHKVSFDQHEIIEALVDKNIVGHGGSGTVYKILLNNGEAVAVKKVWSQKTKDPSIEDNFFLDGGLKTEVETLGSIRHKNIVKLYCYLSSSDLNLLVYEYMPNGNLWDALHRGKSILDWPTRHRIALGIAQGLAYLHHDIKPPIIHRDIKSTNILLSAEYQAKVADFGVAKVLQARGGKDSTTTIIAGTYGYLAPVIDI; encoded by the exons ATGATGGGTCTCTTGTCTccaattctcttcctctttttgttatttctttctcACTTCAGTTTCTGCTCCCAAGCCACTGAGGTTAATCAGTCTCAATTCTTCACTCTCATGAAGCATTCACTCTCAGGAAAATCTTTGTCTCATTGGGACGTTGAAGCTCCCTACTGTAATTACACTGGAGTCAGCTGCAACAGTGGTGGAGATGTTGTGAAGATTGATGTGTCCGGGTGGTTCCTCACTGGATATTTCCCCGCTGATATCTGCACTTATCTACCACAACTTCGTATTCTTCGTCTTGGGAAAAACCTCCTCCGTGGTGAGTTCCCAGCTAGCATCGTCAACTGTTCTCTCTTGGAAGAACTTAATATTACAAAGTCATCTCTCACTGGAACACTGCCGGATTTCTCACCTATGGCATCTCTCCGACTGCTCGACCTTTCATACAACCACTTCACAGGGCAGTTCCCGATGTCTGTCATGAACCTTTCCAATCTAGAATTGCTCAATTTCAATGAGAATATTAATTTCACCCTGTGGCAGTTGCCAGAGAACATATCCCGGCTGACAAAACTCAAGTCCATGATCTTGTCAACAGCTATGGTGCATGGGAAGATTCCACCAACGATTGGGAACATGACTTCACTCATCGACCTTGAATTGAGTGGAAATTACCTTGTCGGTCAGATTCCCGTTGAGATTGCAAAACTCAAGAACTTGCAGCTGCTGGAGCTTTACTATAACCAGCTCACCGGTGAAATACCAAATGAGTTTGGAAATCTCACACAGCTCATTGATTTGGACATGTCCGTCAATCGACTGACTGGAAAGATTCCAGAGTCTCTCTGTAAGCTTCCGAATCTTCAAGTACTGCAGCTTTACAACAACAGCCTCACCGGAGAAATCCCAAGCATGATTGGGAACTCTACTACTTTGAGGATACTATCCCTCTATGACAATAACTTGACAGGAAAAGTGCCTCCATATCTCGGGGCTTCATCCAAGTTGATTGCTTTGGACTTGTCAGAGAACAGCTTATCAGGGGAGTTACCTCCAGAGGTTTGTAAGGGAGGTAAATTGATTTACTTTCTTGTCTTGCAAAATCAGTTCTATGGTCAGCTGCCTGAAACTTATCAGAGATGTCAGTCTCTTCTTCGGTTTCGAGTTAATTCCAACCAGCTGCGAGGCTCAATCCCTGAGGAGCTTCTGGGTCTTCCCCATGTATCGATCATTGATTTGAATTCCAATAATTTTGAAGGTCCAATTGCAAGGACAATTGGAAATGCCAAGAACTTATCAGAGCTGTTTCTACAGGGGAACAGGATTTCAGGTGTTATACCACTAGAAATCTCTCGTGCTGGTAATCTGGTGAAGATTGATCTGAGCAACAATCTCTTATCTGGACCTATTCCCCCTGAAATTGGCAAACTCAGGAAGTTGAATCTATTGCTTTTGCAAGGTAACAGGCTAAATTCATCAATTCCGGATTCGCTTTCTTGCTTGAAATCTCTTAATGTTCTTGATCTCTCCAACAACCAACTGACCGGACCCATTCCAGAAAGCCTCTGTCAATTGCTTCCCAATTCAATCAACTTTGCAAACAATCATCTCTCAGGTCCAGTTCCTCCCAACCTGATTAAAGGAGGATTAGCAGAAAGCCTTTCAGGAAATCCAGATCTCTGTGTttctgtttattttaatttgtctGGTACAAAGTTCCCCACCTGTCCGCAAATTAACAGCCGCAAGAGAGTGAGCTGTATCTGGGCAATTGGGATTTCAGTGGTAGTTGTAGTTATTGGAGCTATCCTGTTTCTTAAACGTAGGTacagtagagagagaaaagtgatgGAACAGGATGAGATATTGTCTTTGTCCTCCTTCTCATATGTCCAAAACTTCCATAAGGTCAGCTTTGATCAGCATGAGATCATTGAGGCCCTGGTAGACAAGAACATTGTGGGGCATGGAGGATCAGGGACTGTGTATAAGATCCTGTTGAACAATGGAGAAGCAGTTGCAGTGAAGAAAGTGTGGAGTCAAAAGACAAAGGACCCTTCAATAGAGGATAATTTTTTCCTAGATGGGGGACTAAAGACGGAGGTAGAGACACTGGGGAGCATCAGGCATAAGAACATCGTCAAGTTGTACTGCTACTTGTCCAGTTCAGATTTGAATCTGTTGGTTTATGAATATATGCCAAATGGAAACCTATGGGATGCACTTCACAGAGGGAAGAGTATACTGGACTGGCCCACCCGACATCGGATTGCACTTGGGATTGCACAAGGTCTGGCTTACCTTCACCATGATATTAAGCCGCCGATCATTCACAGAGATATCAAATCAACCAACATCCTACTCAGTGCAGAATACCAGGCCAAAGTTGCAGATTTTGGTGTCGCCAAGGTCTTGCAAGCAAGAGGAGGAAAGGATTCCACTACCACTATTATTGCTGGAACGTACGGGTATCTCGCTCCAG TCATTGACATTTAA